One genomic region from Bacillus aquiflavi encodes:
- a CDS encoding reverse transcriptase/maturase family protein: MVLESLKKHSNNNQYVYEKLYRNLYNPDFFLKAYTKIYAKKTDEFSIQRVEKLIEMLKNESYYPNPIKQKKDKKQRSLKKLSYEDKLVQEIIRSILEAIYEDVFSKNSHKNCQIAIRQIKRTFTGVKWWIEGDIKEFFNNINHETLIKLLRKRIKDEKFLRLMRKFLKAGYLENIKYSKGYLAVPQGGTLSSILANVYLHELDMYMEKFMEQYNKGAKSKMLAKKIPAEEYSKSTKTSKTLLSHEQFAEDYRRMKYIRYADDFLIGIIGTKEEAKEVKGKVTTYLTEMLQLELDQEKTSITHWRNKIRFLEYDIFVAVDDSAKNKDGTEPRGGMIKLSLPHDVLSSFMIRNNYMKIVNGKWKAMHRPKLLNYDDLKILSIYNAEYRRFYQYYKYAFNVKEKLGSAHFIFAWSFKKTLAGKYRTKVRKLMNMKTQSGQKKYFRNGVWGVTYINNRKEETFVPLFDKKL, translated from the coding sequence TTGGTTTTAGAAAGTCTTAAAAAACACTCGAACAACAATCAGTACGTGTACGAAAAATTATATCGTAACTTATATAATCCTGACTTTTTCCTAAAAGCATATACAAAAATATATGCGAAAAAAACTGACGAGTTCAGCATTCAAAGAGTTGAAAAATTGATAGAAATGTTGAAAAACGAAAGCTACTATCCTAATCCTATAAAGCAAAAAAAAGACAAGAAGCAGAGATCGTTAAAGAAATTATCATACGAAGATAAACTTGTTCAAGAAATAATTAGAAGCATATTAGAAGCGATTTATGAGGATGTTTTTTCGAAAAATTCCCATAAAAACTGTCAAATAGCGATAAGGCAAATAAAGCGTACATTTACAGGTGTGAAATGGTGGATTGAAGGGGACATTAAAGAATTTTTTAACAACATCAATCATGAAACATTAATAAAGCTGTTAAGAAAACGCATAAAGGATGAGAAATTCCTTAGGTTAATGAGGAAATTTTTAAAGGCGGGATATCTCGAAAATATTAAATACAGTAAGGGATATTTGGCTGTACCGCAAGGCGGTACTCTCAGTTCAATTTTAGCAAACGTTTATCTGCATGAATTAGACATGTACATGGAGAAATTCATGGAACAGTATAACAAAGGGGCTAAGAGTAAGATGCTAGCCAAAAAAATTCCTGCAGAGGAATACAGCAAATCAACAAAGACATCAAAAACCCTTCTAAGTCACGAACAATTCGCTGAAGATTATCGAAGAATGAAATATATCAGATATGCAGACGATTTTTTAATTGGAATCATAGGCACTAAAGAAGAAGCTAAAGAAGTAAAAGGCAAAGTAACAACATACTTAACCGAAATGTTGCAGCTTGAACTTGATCAAGAAAAGACGTCAATTACCCATTGGCGAAATAAAATACGTTTTTTAGAGTATGATATTTTCGTAGCTGTTGATGATTCAGCCAAGAATAAAGATGGTACAGAACCTAGAGGCGGCATGATAAAGCTCTCATTGCCACATGATGTTTTATCAAGCTTCATGATAAGAAATAACTATATGAAGATTGTGAACGGAAAGTGGAAAGCAATGCATAGACCAAAGCTATTAAACTATGATGACCTTAAAATACTATCTATTTACAATGCTGAATATAGAAGATTTTATCAGTATTATAAATACGCCTTTAACGTCAAAGAAAAGCTGGGAAGCGCACATTTTATTTTTGCCTGGAGCTTTAAAAAGACACTTGCAGGAAAATATAGGACAAAAGTTAGGAAACTAATGAATATGAAAACTCAGTCAGGACAGAAAAAATATTTCAGAAATGGAGTATGGGGAGTTACGTATATAAACAATCGCAAGGAAGAAACATTTGTTCCACTTTTTGATAAAAAATTATAA
- the rny gene encoding ribonuclease Y — MDPKTAIISILLGLIVGAVVGYFIRKSIAEAKISGAKNAAEHILEDAKREAESLKKEALLEAKDEIHRLRTEAEREVRERRTELQKQENRLLQKEENLDRKDETLDKREAVLEMKEDSLNQRQQHIEEMESKVDEMVRAQQAELERISSLTRDEAKSIILDRMEQELAHDIAMMIKESENRAKESADKKAKEILSLAIQRCAADHVAETTVSVVNLPNDEMKGRIIGREGRNIRTLETLTGIDLIIDDTPEAVILSGFDPIRRETARLALDKLVQDGRIHPARIEEMVEKARREVDEHIREIGEQTTFEVGVHGLHPDLIKILGRLKFRTSYGQNVLKHSIEVAQLSGLLAAELGEDEMLARRAGLLHDIGKAIDHEVEGSHVEIGVELATKYKEHPVVINSIASHHGDTEPTSIIAVLVAAADALSAARPGARSETLENYIRRLEKLEEISESYDGVEKSFAIQAGREVRIMVKPDQINDLEAHRLARDIRKRIEDELDYPGHIKVTVIRETRAVEYAK, encoded by the coding sequence ATGGATCCCAAAACAGCGATCATCTCCATTTTGCTTGGCCTAATCGTCGGTGCAGTTGTTGGCTATTTTATTCGAAAATCCATTGCTGAGGCAAAAATATCAGGGGCTAAAAATGCAGCTGAGCATATTTTAGAAGATGCAAAGCGAGAGGCAGAATCTTTGAAAAAAGAAGCTCTATTAGAGGCAAAGGATGAAATTCACAGACTTCGAACAGAAGCTGAACGTGAAGTTCGTGAACGAAGAACAGAACTTCAAAAACAAGAAAACCGTTTATTACAAAAAGAAGAGAACCTTGATCGAAAAGATGAAACGTTAGATAAACGTGAAGCAGTATTAGAAATGAAGGAGGATTCTCTTAACCAAAGACAACAGCATATTGAAGAGATGGAAAGCAAAGTGGACGAGATGGTACGTGCACAGCAAGCAGAACTCGAACGGATCTCAAGTTTAACGCGCGATGAAGCGAAGTCAATTATTTTAGATCGTATGGAACAAGAACTAGCTCATGACATCGCGATGATGATTAAAGAGAGTGAAAATCGTGCTAAAGAAAGTGCGGATAAAAAAGCGAAGGAAATTCTTTCACTTGCCATTCAGCGTTGTGCCGCTGATCATGTAGCTGAAACGACTGTATCAGTAGTTAATCTTCCTAATGATGAAATGAAGGGACGAATAATCGGTCGTGAAGGCAGAAATATCCGTACACTTGAGACGTTGACAGGGATTGACCTCATAATTGATGATACACCGGAGGCGGTCATTTTATCTGGTTTTGATCCGATTCGCCGAGAAACGGCACGACTCGCTCTTGATAAGCTTGTTCAAGACGGACGTATTCACCCGGCTCGCATTGAAGAAATGGTTGAAAAAGCGCGACGTGAAGTAGATGAGCATATCCGCGAAATTGGTGAACAAACAACTTTTGAGGTTGGAGTTCACGGGCTCCATCCAGATCTTATTAAAATACTTGGACGTTTAAAATTCCGTACAAGCTATGGGCAAAATGTGTTAAAACACTCAATAGAAGTTGCTCAGCTTTCTGGTTTATTAGCGGCCGAACTCGGTGAAGATGAAATGTTAGCTCGTCGAGCAGGCTTGCTTCATGATATCGGTAAAGCGATTGATCATGAAGTAGAAGGAAGTCATGTAGAAATCGGAGTGGAACTTGCGACGAAATATAAGGAACACCCGGTAGTAATTAATAGCATTGCTTCCCATCATGGTGATACAGAGCCGACTTCAATTATCGCCGTACTTGTTGCAGCAGCGGATGCATTATCAGCCGCAAGACCTGGTGCACGTAGTGAAACGCTTGAAAACTATATTCGCCGTCTTGAAAAGCTTGAAGAAATTTCCGAATCGTATGATGGTGTGGAGAAGTCATTTGCAATTCAAGCAGGACGTGAAGTTCGAATTATGGTTAAGCCCGATCAAATCAATGATCTTGAAGCTCATCGATTGGCACGGGATATTCGTAAGCGAATTGAAGACGAGCTTGATTACCCAGGACATATTAAAGTTACGGTTATTCGTGAAACGAGAGCTGTTGAATATGCAAAATAA
- a CDS encoding TIGR00282 family metallophosphoesterase, whose translation MNILFIGDVVGSLGREMVKEYVPKLKEKYRSHITIINGENAASGKGITEKIYRQFLETGAQVVTLGNHSWDNKDVFRFIDEAKYLVRPANFPEGTPGKGITYVKINEIEIAVISLQGRTFMPALDCPFRKADELITEAKARTPFIFVDFHAEATSEKQAMGWYLDGRVLAVIGTHTHVQTADERILPGGTAYLTDVGMTGPYDGILGVERDAVLKRFLTGLPVRFEIPKKGRTQLSAVLIEVDKNKGIAKKITRILINDDHPLYS comes from the coding sequence ATGAATATTTTATTTATTGGGGATGTTGTCGGTTCCCTAGGAAGAGAAATGGTAAAGGAATATGTTCCAAAATTAAAAGAGAAGTATCGCTCTCATATAACGATTATAAATGGGGAAAATGCAGCAAGCGGTAAGGGGATTACTGAAAAAATATATCGACAATTTTTAGAGACAGGTGCGCAAGTCGTTACCCTTGGGAATCATTCTTGGGATAATAAGGATGTTTTTCGATTTATTGATGAAGCTAAATATTTAGTTAGACCAGCCAATTTTCCTGAAGGTACACCTGGAAAGGGAATTACATACGTTAAAATAAATGAAATTGAAATCGCTGTAATTAGTTTACAAGGAAGAACATTTATGCCTGCTCTTGATTGTCCTTTTCGCAAGGCAGATGAGCTTATAACAGAAGCAAAAGCAAGAACGCCTTTTATTTTCGTCGACTTTCATGCTGAAGCAACGAGTGAAAAGCAAGCAATGGGCTGGTATTTAGATGGTCGTGTTTTAGCTGTGATTGGAACGCATACGCATGTACAAACTGCTGATGAAAGAATTTTACCTGGTGGTACAGCTTATTTAACAGATGTAGGAATGACGGGACCATATGATGGTATTTTAGGAGTTGAAAGAGACGCAGTCCTTAAAAGGTTTCTAACCGGATTACCAGTTAGATTTGAAATACCGAAAAAAGGAAGAACTCAGCTTAGTGCTGTTTTAATAGAGGTAGATAAAAATAAAGGGATAGCCAAAAAAATAACCCGTATTTTAATTAACGATGATCATCCTTTATATTCATAA
- the spoVS gene encoding stage V sporulation protein SpoVS, with the protein MEILKVSAKSNPNSVAGALAGVLRERGAAEIQAIGAGALNQAVKAVAIARGFVAPSGVDLICIPAFTDIQIDGEERTAIKLIIEPR; encoded by the coding sequence ATGGAAATATTAAAAGTTTCAGCAAAGTCTAATCCTAATTCTGTAGCTGGTGCGCTTGCTGGTGTTCTGCGTGAAAGAGGGGCAGCAGAAATTCAAGCTATTGGTGCGGGTGCATTAAATCAGGCCGTTAAGGCAGTAGCGATTGCAAGAGGGTTTGTTGCACCTAGCGGAGTGGATTTAATTTGTATCCCTGCCTTTACGGATATTCAAATTGACGGTGAGGAACGAACAGCAATAAAGTTAATTATTGAACCAAGATAA
- a CDS encoding dipeptidase, which translates to MRIFDAHCDVLYKMMLDPTIRFLDDQELHVNLRSLMKSNVKIQTFAIFVPESVHADVKFNAALYMIELFYSNIMKPYPEMQLIQSRKDIQKLKINEIGAILSLEGCDAIGNDLIKLKTLLRLGVSAVGLTWNYANAVADGVLEKRGAGITSFGKKVIDLLNDAQVSCDVSHLSERGFWDVMECAQYPYASHSNCYSLCSHPRNLKDAQIRALINKDSVIGITFVPEFLSSKSSATITDILRHIDYVCSLGGENHVGFGSDFDGIDHTVINLSSAKEYDHLVNELIKHYSNIQVEKFLFKNMMKRIPVKS; encoded by the coding sequence GTGCGGATTTTTGATGCACATTGTGATGTGTTATATAAAATGATGTTAGATCCTACAATTCGTTTTTTGGACGATCAAGAGCTGCATGTTAATTTGCGAAGTTTAATGAAATCCAATGTAAAAATACAAACATTTGCTATCTTTGTCCCAGAATCGGTACATGCAGATGTAAAATTTAATGCAGCTCTTTATATGATAGAGCTTTTTTACAGCAACATAATGAAGCCGTATCCAGAAATGCAGCTTATTCAATCTAGGAAAGATATTCAAAAATTAAAGATAAATGAAATTGGAGCAATTTTATCATTAGAAGGTTGTGATGCCATCGGCAATGACTTAATAAAATTAAAAACGTTGCTGAGGCTCGGTGTTTCAGCAGTAGGATTGACATGGAACTATGCAAATGCAGTTGCTGACGGGGTATTGGAAAAAAGAGGTGCAGGGATCACTTCGTTTGGAAAAAAAGTGATCGATTTACTAAATGATGCACAAGTAAGCTGTGACGTTTCGCATTTATCTGAACGTGGTTTTTGGGATGTAATGGAATGTGCACAGTATCCTTATGCGTCACACTCAAATTGCTACTCACTATGTTCTCATCCACGCAATTTAAAAGATGCACAAATAAGAGCATTAATAAACAAAGATAGTGTAATTGGAATTACATTTGTACCGGAATTTTTATCTAGTAAAAGCAGTGCGACTATTACTGATATATTACGGCATATTGATTATGTATGCAGTTTAGGTGGCGAAAATCATGTTGGTTTTGGTTCCGATTTTGACGGAATTGATCATACAGTGATCAATTTATCTTCTGCAAAAGAGTACGATCATCTTGTGAATGAATTGATCAAACATTACTCTAATATACAAGTTGAAAAATTTCTCTTTAAAAATATGATGAAGCGAATTCCTGTAAAAAGCTGA
- a CDS encoding 2-oxoacid:acceptor oxidoreductase subunit alpha, whose amino-acid sequence MINQLSWKVGGQQGEGIESTGEIFSIALNRLGYYLYGYRHFSSRIKGGHTNNKIRVSTKQIRSISDDLDILVAFDQETIDVNYKELHDNGIIIADEKFSPKCPEDTNATMYVVPFTEMATNLGTSLMKNMVAVGASCAVLDLDIHVFEEVVQEIFGRKGQQVVDKNMEAIKAGFEFMRDKLTDNQTMVLEKADGKKRMFMIGNDAIAMGALAGGCRFMAAYPITPASEIMEYLIKKLPLVGGTVIQTEDEIAACTMAIGANYGGIRALTASAGPGLSLKMEAIGLAGMTETPVVIVDTQRGGPSTGLPTKQEQSDLMAMIYGTHGEIPKIVIAPSTVEEAFYDAAEAFNLAEEYQCPVIVLSDLQLSLGKQTVEPLDYSKVEIHRGKLMSGELPEVENKDYFKRYEVTEDGVSPRVIPGMKNGIHHVTGVEHNEMGKPSESAANRKAQMDKRFRKIENIKFNTPVYKNVQHEEADLLIVGFNSTRGTIEEAIGRLEADGIKVNHAHVRLIHPFPTDEILPLVQSAKKVAVVENNATGQLANIMKMNVGHAEKIVKVTKYDGNPFLPHEIHSRCKELF is encoded by the coding sequence ATGATCAATCAACTTTCATGGAAAGTTGGCGGGCAACAAGGGGAAGGTATTGAAAGTACAGGGGAAATATTCTCCATCGCACTAAATAGGTTAGGTTACTACTTATATGGGTACCGCCACTTTTCATCACGTATTAAAGGCGGTCACACTAACAATAAGATTCGCGTAAGCACTAAGCAAATTCGTTCTATTTCTGACGACTTGGATATTCTCGTTGCATTTGACCAAGAAACAATTGATGTGAACTACAAAGAGCTTCACGACAATGGAATCATTATTGCAGATGAGAAATTTTCACCAAAGTGTCCAGAAGATACTAATGCAACAATGTATGTAGTTCCATTTACAGAAATGGCTACAAATCTCGGCACATCACTTATGAAAAACATGGTTGCAGTTGGAGCATCTTGTGCTGTATTGGACCTTGATATTCATGTTTTTGAAGAAGTTGTACAAGAAATCTTTGGCCGTAAAGGACAGCAAGTAGTCGATAAGAATATGGAAGCGATTAAAGCTGGATTTGAGTTCATGAGAGATAAACTCACTGACAACCAGACAATGGTGCTTGAAAAAGCAGACGGCAAAAAACGTATGTTTATGATTGGAAACGATGCCATTGCGATGGGAGCTCTTGCAGGAGGATGCCGCTTTATGGCTGCATACCCAATTACACCAGCATCGGAAATTATGGAATACTTAATTAAAAAGCTTCCTTTAGTAGGAGGAACGGTAATTCAAACTGAAGATGAAATTGCTGCTTGTACAATGGCAATTGGTGCAAACTATGGAGGAATTCGTGCTTTAACTGCGTCTGCAGGCCCTGGTCTTTCATTAAAAATGGAGGCAATTGGTTTAGCTGGAATGACAGAAACACCAGTTGTTATTGTAGATACTCAACGTGGAGGTCCGTCAACAGGTCTTCCTACGAAACAAGAACAATCTGACTTAATGGCAATGATTTACGGTACACATGGAGAAATTCCTAAGATTGTTATAGCGCCTAGTACGGTAGAAGAGGCGTTCTATGATGCAGCTGAAGCATTTAACTTAGCTGAAGAATACCAATGCCCAGTGATCGTATTGTCTGACCTGCAATTATCTTTAGGTAAGCAAACCGTCGAACCTCTAGATTATAGTAAAGTTGAAATTCACCGTGGCAAGCTAATGAGTGGAGAACTGCCAGAGGTTGAAAATAAAGACTACTTTAAACGTTACGAAGTAACTGAAGATGGTGTTTCACCGCGTGTAATTCCTGGAATGAAAAATGGTATTCACCACGTTACTGGTGTTGAGCATAATGAAATGGGTAAACCATCTGAATCTGCTGCAAACCGAAAAGCGCAAATGGATAAGCGTTTCCGTAAAATAGAAAATATTAAATTTAATACACCTGTTTATAAAAACGTACAGCATGAAGAAGCTGACTTGTTAATCGTTGGTTTTAACTCAACACGTGGAACAATTGAGGAAGCAATTGGACGTCTAGAAGCAGACGGAATTAAAGTGAACCATGCTCATGTTCGTTTAATTCATCCATTCCCAACTGATGAAATTTTACCGTTAGTTCAATCTGCAAAAAAAGTGGCTGTTGTTGAGAACAACGCAACAGGACAACTAGCAAACATTATGAAAATGAATGTTGGACATGCTGAAAAGATTGTGAAAGTGACAAAATATGACGGAAATCCGTTTTTGCCGCATGAAATTCATTCAAGATGTAAGGAGTTGTTTTAA
- a CDS encoding 2-oxoacid:ferredoxin oxidoreductase subunit beta has product MATFKDFRNNVKPNWCPGCGDFSVQAAIQRAAANVGLEPENLAVISGIGCSGRISGYINSYGFHSIHGRALPIAQGVKMANRDLTVIASGGDGDGFAIGMGHTIHSIRRNIDITYIVMDNQIYGLTKGQTSPRSAAGFKTKSTPEGSIEQPIAPMEMALSAGATFVAQSFSTDLKDLTALIEAGINHKGFSLINVFSPCVTYNKVNTYDWFKENLTKLKDIEDYDPSNRELAMQTVMEHKGLVTGLIYQNKEQKSYQELVHGYSEKPLVDADLNLDQEFFDKLVAEYM; this is encoded by the coding sequence ATGGCCACATTTAAAGATTTTCGAAATAATGTAAAACCAAACTGGTGTCCAGGTTGTGGTGATTTCTCTGTTCAAGCTGCAATTCAACGTGCGGCCGCAAATGTTGGTTTAGAACCAGAAAATTTAGCAGTTATTTCAGGAATCGGATGTTCCGGCCGTATATCTGGATACATTAATTCTTATGGATTCCATAGTATTCATGGACGAGCTTTACCAATTGCTCAAGGAGTTAAAATGGCTAACCGCGATCTTACTGTTATTGCTTCCGGAGGCGATGGAGACGGTTTTGCCATTGGAATGGGGCATACCATTCATTCGATTCGCCGTAATATTGATATAACTTATATCGTAATGGATAACCAAATCTACGGTTTAACGAAGGGACAAACTTCACCGCGTTCAGCTGCTGGATTTAAAACAAAGTCAACTCCTGAAGGTTCAATCGAACAACCGATTGCACCAATGGAAATGGCATTGTCAGCAGGAGCAACGTTTGTTGCCCAAAGCTTTTCAACTGATTTAAAAGATTTAACTGCTTTAATTGAAGCAGGAATTAATCATAAAGGCTTTTCGTTAATTAATGTATTTAGCCCATGTGTTACTTACAACAAAGTAAATACGTACGATTGGTTTAAAGAAAATTTAACGAAATTAAAAGACATTGAAGACTATGACCCATCAAATCGTGAGCTAGCTATGCAAACGGTGATGGAACATAAAGGTCTTGTAACCGGATTAATTTACCAAAATAAAGAACAAAAATCTTATCAAGAACTTGTCCATGGTTATTCTGAAAAACCATTAGTGGACGCAGATTTAAATCTTGATCAAGAATTTTTTGATAAGCTAGTTGCTGAATATATGTAA
- the tdh gene encoding L-threonine 3-dehydrogenase, protein MNGKMKAIVKHQQGFGAQLKMVDIPNINENEVLIKVKATSICGTDVHIYKWDEWSQSRVNPPYIFGHEFAGEVVKVGSKVNDIQTGDYVSAETHLVCGSCPQCLTGQYHICKNTKIIGVDTQGCFAEYVALPAKNIWKNPSELCANIASIQEPMGNAVHTVLADEVTGKIVAIIGCGPIGLMVVGVAKAAGAAQVIAFDLNDYRLHLAEKMGATTVVNSKNEHPLKIINQLTKGNGVDVVCEMSGHPIAIDQGLKMVTNGGRVTILSLPTRPVEIDITNDIVFKGVTVQGITGRKIFKTWQQVSNLLASGQVDVTPIITHELPLEEFEKGFDLMIKGECGKVILYP, encoded by the coding sequence ATGAATGGAAAAATGAAGGCTATTGTTAAGCATCAACAAGGGTTTGGCGCTCAATTAAAAATGGTCGATATTCCTAACATAAATGAAAATGAAGTGTTAATAAAAGTAAAAGCAACTTCAATTTGCGGCACAGATGTTCATATTTATAAATGGGATGAATGGTCTCAAAGCAGGGTAAATCCCCCATATATATTTGGACATGAGTTTGCTGGGGAGGTTGTGAAAGTAGGCTCGAAAGTGAATGATATTCAAACTGGCGACTATGTTTCTGCGGAAACTCATTTAGTATGTGGAAGCTGTCCTCAATGTTTGACAGGACAGTACCACATCTGTAAAAACACGAAAATAATTGGAGTTGATACACAAGGGTGCTTTGCAGAGTATGTAGCACTGCCGGCAAAAAACATTTGGAAAAATCCTTCGGAACTATGTGCGAATATTGCTTCAATCCAAGAGCCAATGGGAAATGCTGTTCATACTGTTTTAGCAGATGAAGTTACTGGAAAGATTGTCGCTATAATTGGCTGTGGTCCGATTGGTTTAATGGTAGTAGGGGTTGCAAAGGCGGCTGGAGCTGCTCAAGTAATTGCGTTTGATTTGAATGATTACCGTCTGCATTTAGCGGAAAAAATGGGTGCAACGACTGTAGTAAATTCTAAAAATGAACACCCTTTAAAAATTATTAATCAACTAACAAAAGGAAATGGTGTAGACGTTGTCTGTGAAATGAGTGGGCATCCTATTGCGATTGATCAAGGATTGAAAATGGTAACAAACGGAGGACGGGTCACAATATTGAGTTTACCAACTAGACCGGTTGAAATAGATATTACAAACGACATCGTGTTTAAAGGGGTAACTGTTCAAGGAATTACTGGTCGCAAAATATTTAAAACATGGCAGCAAGTATCTAACTTACTTGCTTCAGGTCAAGTTGATGTTACGCCGATCATTACTCATGAACTTCCGCTTGAAGAATTTGAAAAAGGCTTTGACTTAATGATAAAAGGTGAATGTGGGAAAGTCATATTATATCCATAA
- a CDS encoding glycine C-acetyltransferase: protein MKGFEYLQAELDEMKKEGTFRELVPLESDQGSKVVINGKEVIQLSSNNYLGLTSHPRLRKAALKSVEKYGAGTGSVRTIAGTFTMHMELEKKLAKFKHTEAALVFQSGFTTNQGVLSAILTAEDVVISDELNHASIIDGIRLTKAARRIYKHVNMEDLEKALQETQNYRKRLIVTDGVFSMDGNIAPLQKIVELAEKYDALVMVDDAHASGVLEKNGRGTVNHFGLDGRVHIQVGTLSKAIGVLGGYVASTRTLIDYLIHKGRPFLFSTSHPPAVTEANIEAINVLLEEPERIETLWKNTTFFKEGLKNLGFNIGKSETPITPVIVGDEALAHQFSDTLLTYGVFAQGIAFPTVAKGQARVRTIVTSEHSKEELQEALNIFEKAGKELKIIS, encoded by the coding sequence TTGAAAGGTTTTGAATATTTACAAGCAGAGTTAGATGAAATGAAAAAAGAGGGCACATTTAGGGAATTAGTGCCTCTCGAATCAGATCAGGGATCAAAGGTTGTTATTAATGGAAAAGAAGTAATTCAGCTATCGTCGAACAATTATTTAGGTTTAACATCGCATCCTCGGCTTCGTAAAGCAGCATTAAAATCAGTGGAAAAATACGGGGCAGGTACTGGATCTGTTCGTACAATTGCTGGAACGTTTACAATGCATATGGAATTAGAAAAAAAGCTTGCAAAATTTAAACATACAGAAGCCGCACTCGTATTTCAATCTGGTTTTACAACAAACCAAGGAGTTCTTTCGGCAATCTTAACAGCAGAGGATGTAGTCATTTCAGATGAGTTAAACCACGCTTCAATTATCGACGGCATTCGTCTAACGAAAGCCGCACGCCGAATTTATAAGCACGTAAATATGGAAGATTTAGAAAAGGCATTACAAGAAACACAAAATTATCGCAAACGGTTAATCGTAACTGACGGTGTATTTTCCATGGATGGGAATATTGCACCTTTACAAAAAATTGTTGAACTTGCTGAAAAGTACGATGCTTTAGTCATGGTAGACGATGCACACGCTTCGGGTGTACTGGAAAAAAACGGTCGTGGAACAGTTAATCATTTCGGTCTTGATGGACGGGTGCATATTCAAGTCGGTACATTAAGTAAAGCAATCGGTGTTTTAGGGGGTTATGTTGCCAGTACTCGTACCCTTATAGATTACTTAATTCATAAAGGTCGCCCGTTTTTATTTAGCACTTCTCATCCTCCAGCTGTTACGGAGGCGAATATTGAAGCAATTAACGTTCTGTTGGAAGAACCTGAGCGAATCGAGACGCTGTGGAAAAATACAACGTTTTTTAAAGAAGGGTTAAAAAACCTTGGCTTTAATATTGGCAAGAGTGAAACACCGATAACTCCTGTGATCGTTGGAGATGAAGCATTAGCCCATCAGTTTTCAGATACACTATTAACATATGGTGTCTTTGCACAAGGCATTGCTTTTCCAACAGTAGCAAAAGGTCAAGCGCGTGTGCGAACAATTGTCACCTCAGAGCATTCAAAGGAAGAATTGCAAGAAGCTCTAAATATTTTTGAAAAAGCGGGCAAAGAGCTGAAAATTATTTCATAA
- a CDS encoding RicAFT regulatory complex protein RicA family protein, which yields MTKYTKEDIISRAKELALMIAQTDEVDFFKRAEALIHENENVRNKIATIKSLQKQAVNFQQYGKDNALKQVEEKILAIEKELDEIPIVQEFKQSQVEVNDLLQLVAVTVSNTVTDEIIMSTGGDVLRGETGAQIRNSKGCH from the coding sequence ATGACAAAGTATACAAAAGAGGATATTATTTCTCGTGCGAAAGAATTAGCATTAATGATTGCTCAAACGGATGAAGTAGACTTTTTTAAGCGTGCGGAAGCACTTATTCATGAAAACGAAAACGTTCGTAACAAAATTGCGACAATTAAAAGCTTGCAAAAACAGGCTGTCAATTTTCAACAGTATGGCAAAGATAATGCCTTAAAGCAAGTCGAGGAAAAGATTCTTGCAATTGAAAAAGAATTAGATGAAATTCCAATTGTACAAGAATTTAAACAATCTCAAGTTGAAGTGAACGATCTTTTGCAGCTTGTTGCCGTTACAGTATCCAATACAGTAACAGATGAAATTATTATGTCTACAGGCGGAGATGTCTTACGCGGTGAGACAGGCGCACAAATTCGCAATAGTAAAGGATGCCATTAA